A portion of the Stigmatella aurantiaca DW4/3-1 genome contains these proteins:
- a CDS encoding serine/threonine protein kinase, with product MAAIEFRVPKGAILFTRESLSYEFRENLGEAHHGLNLLLARPHKSDGEPLGKVLLKAVGMPSGPGGIRVFKARTKLEEQVRLAAYLQHPGILRVHGLHKAEAAWYVITDHPSGNSLNDVLGLVMECERWFSPLFALYVGAQVAGALHHAHTAKDENRRPLGIVHRAIDLEHVFVDWSGEVQVSDFGLAFSSLPGRVASTVRRPQGDTYFSSPEMLLTGRVDARSDLFALGLVMLELATGRNLLHPPDGVEPKALAALSRRRLAGMTRAIKRARLAGCDEAVEEIIMRAATFTPEDVEAVTAGLPDTLRVPLCKLLQRSPAARYQSAQELEADLRRWLGETFGAKEAGAEVKAVADEAGERMADMGLPRPRPRARTQDTITTH from the coding sequence ATGGCGGCTATAGAGTTTCGGGTTCCCAAGGGGGCGATCCTCTTCACTCGGGAGAGCCTCTCTTACGAGTTCCGCGAGAACTTGGGGGAAGCCCACCACGGGCTAAACCTGCTTCTCGCCCGTCCGCATAAGTCGGACGGGGAGCCCCTGGGGAAAGTGCTGCTCAAGGCGGTTGGAATGCCGAGCGGCCCGGGGGGAATCCGCGTCTTCAAGGCGCGCACGAAGCTAGAGGAGCAGGTGCGGCTTGCCGCGTACCTCCAGCACCCGGGCATTCTCCGCGTCCACGGGCTGCACAAGGCCGAGGCGGCTTGGTACGTGATCACGGATCACCCGTCGGGCAATTCGCTGAACGATGTTCTCGGGCTCGTCATGGAGTGCGAACGGTGGTTCTCGCCCCTCTTCGCGCTGTACGTGGGCGCCCAGGTGGCGGGCGCCCTTCACCACGCGCATACGGCCAAGGACGAGAACAGGCGCCCCTTGGGCATCGTTCACCGGGCGATTGATCTCGAACACGTCTTCGTCGATTGGTCGGGTGAAGTGCAGGTGTCGGACTTCGGCCTCGCCTTCTCCAGCTTGCCGGGCCGCGTGGCTTCCACCGTGCGCCGCCCGCAGGGAGACACCTACTTCTCTTCACCGGAAATGCTGCTGACGGGCCGCGTGGATGCTCGCTCGGATCTGTTCGCGTTGGGCCTCGTCATGCTGGAACTGGCCACCGGGCGGAACCTGCTTCACCCCCCGGACGGCGTAGAGCCCAAAGCTCTAGCGGCCCTCTCACGCAGGAGGCTTGCGGGCATGACGCGGGCGATCAAACGCGCGAGGCTCGCGGGGTGTGATGAGGCGGTGGAAGAGATCATCATGCGTGCGGCCACGTTCACCCCGGAGGACGTGGAAGCGGTAACGGCGGGCCTGCCCGATACGCTGCGCGTGCCCCTGTGCAAACTCCTCCAGCGCTCGCCCGCAGCCCGCTACCAGAGCGCGCAGGAACTAGAGGCCGACTTGCGCCGATGGCTTGGGGAGACGTTCGGCGCGAAGGAGGCGGGCGCCGAAGTGAAGGCCGTAGCGGACGAGGCGGGCGAGCGTATGGCGGATATGGGCTTGCCGCGCCCGCGCCCCCGCGCACGCACCCAGGACACGATCACGACGCACTAG